GCGATCGTGGACGCGGCCGCGGCCCTCGTGGGTGGCCACGGGGCCGAGGTGCGCGACGCCGACGGCGCGGTCCTCGCCCGCAGCACCAGCGAGCGTGACGACGACCCGGTCGACGATCGCCTGGAGGTGCGGCTGTCCCGTTCGACCGTCGTGGTCCACCGCTCGCGGCTGACCCCGGTCTTCAGCGAGGGTGAGGAGGTGCTGCTGCGCCAGCTGTGCGGCCACCTCGACCTGGCGCTGGACCGGATCTCGGCGTTCGAGGCCAGCGAGCTGGCACTGCGGGAGGCAGAGCGGGCCAACACCGAGCTGTCGCAGCTGGTCTACGGCGTCAGCCACGACCTGCGCAATCCGCTGGTCACGGTCCTCGGCTTCCTCGACTTCATCACCGACGACGAGACCCCACTCAGCGACACCCAGATCATGGCGCTGGAGCGGATCACCATCAGCGCCCGTTACATGGAGGGCCTGATCGACGACCTGCTCCAGCTCTCGCGTGTCGGCAGGACCGACAACGACCCCAAGCCGGTCGCGATCGCCCCGCTCATCGAGGACATCCGGACCGACCTCGTACCCCGGTTTCCCGACCTGGACATCCGCGTGGCGGGCGACGCGGACGTCCTGATCAACGAGGTCCGAGCTCGGCAGCTGTTCATCAACCTGCTGGAGAACGCCGCACGACACGGTGGACGCAGCCCGCTCCACGTGACGGTGACCTGTGTTTCGATCGACGACGGAATGGCAACGATCGAGGTTGCCGACGACGGCGTCGGCATTCCCGACGAGCACCGTGACCGGGTGTTCCAGATCTTCCAGCGATTGGACCGATTCGATGCTCGCACCAAAGGCAGCGGCATCGGGCTGACCATGTGCCGCAAGATCACAGAGGACGTCGGAGGCGGTATTGTGATCGCCGACTCCACTTCCGGGACGACCTTCCGTATCACCCTCCCGGCGGTTCCTCCCGGCCAGCCATCACCCGGCCCGCTTGCCACCAGCCAAGAGAGAAAGCCTTGATCCACATGCGCCTGGTCAGAGTCCTCATCGCAGAGGACAACGAGGACCACCTGTTCCTGGCCCGCGTGGCCCTCCAGGCCGTGCAGGGCGTGCAGATCGAGGTCGTTGCGGTGCAGGACGGCCAGGAAGCCCTGGACTACCTCCACGGCCGTGGTCAGTACGACGGTCGGGAGCTGCCCCACCTGATCCTGCTGGACCTGTCCATGCCGCGGAAGGACGGGCTCACGGTCCTCAAGGAGCTCCGTGCCGACGAGATGCTGCAGTCGCTGCCGGTCGTCGTGCTGACCTCCAGCGACAGGCCGGAGGACGTCAACGCCGCCTACGCCCTGGGCGCCAACTCCTACGTGAACAAGGCCAAGGGGCTCTCCAACCTGGCCGACTACTGGACCCAGACCGCCAACCTGCCCGATCCCGCCGTCAGGCGCTGACGCCCGGCGGGGTCATTCACCCCATTCCGCCGGGCGATCGACCACCTCGGCACGACGCAGGCCATCCCGATCGACCACGTAGAGGTCGGCGACGAAGGGCATCGCCCCGCCGGCCACGTGACCCGGGACGAGCAAGGGCGCGGTGATGGTCACGTCGGCGCTGACGGTCTCCCCCACCATGCCGCGTTCGGGGTCGATCCCG
The nucleotide sequence above comes from Euzebya pacifica. Encoded proteins:
- a CDS encoding response regulator, producing the protein MRLVRVLIAEDNEDHLFLARVALQAVQGVQIEVVAVQDGQEALDYLHGRGQYDGRELPHLILLDLSMPRKDGLTVLKELRADEMLQSLPVVVLTSSDRPEDVNAAYALGANSYVNKAKGLSNLADYWTQTANLPDPAVRR
- a CDS encoding sensor histidine kinase; the protein is MPEAISWVVYGTLAVVATMFWRRRRTVPSAWLAATFVVLGGVVLQGALVSPPADPSPQFSPWEVYTDVIVVGLLGFPYLLHRFVRSLRPTRRLSGTLADVGMAGIVVLTFAMPAFPADGDFTPAQQIAQVVMLSWWAVLLASVSWVLWRAGRGRPGIIRSRMRLMSVAALLINLGLLGSVLGDAEGQNAAYIITQVLGWTSAGAFLLAFEPPLFVRRSWRAKEETALRVAESRLVAATSATEAANAIVDAAAALVGGHGAEVRDADGAVLARSTSERDDDPVDDRLEVRLSRSTVVVHRSRLTPVFSEGEEVLLRQLCGHLDLALDRISAFEASELALREAERANTELSQLVYGVSHDLRNPLVTVLGFLDFITDDETPLSDTQIMALERITISARYMEGLIDDLLQLSRVGRTDNDPKPVAIAPLIEDIRTDLVPRFPDLDIRVAGDADVLINEVRARQLFINLLENAARHGGRSPLHVTVTCVSIDDGMATIEVADDGVGIPDEHRDRVFQIFQRLDRFDARTKGSGIGLTMCRKITEDVGGGIVIADSTSGTTFRITLPAVPPGQPSPGPLATSQERKP